In the genome of Flavobacterium sp. TR2, the window GTAGTCAAGTTGAACTATCACCGCATTTCCATTGTAGTTCTGTGCGGTTACTTGTCCTTGGCTTAAATTGATGACATTGTTTATTTGTATATTTTTGAATGTATCGCGGTTATTTATTCTTATTGTTATTTCATCTAAATTTCTTTTGTTTTCGTTTAAATACAGATCAGCTATTAGTTGAGATGGATTTTTATGTGGGATGTAATAGTTACCAACTAGGCCGATTCTTACGACTCCATATTTTTGGAATATTGTTGCTATTAGCGTATTGCACTTTAATTTGAATTCCGTTACTGATTTTTCGATCTCCTCAGTAGGGGTGTAGTTTTCTACAAAATCTATTCTGTTTAGTGATATGTTTAAGTTGAACTTGCCAAAGGACGATGTGCCAATAACGCGAGGGATATCTGCGGGTGCATCTGCAGGCAGGGGAAGCGTCTGTGGCATTGCGTCTATAACTTCGCCAATTTCTGAGTTTAGGCTATTAAAGAGAAGATCTGGTCTAGCTATGGTGCTGTCAATAAATATTGCTAGCTGTGTTGATATTGTGACGGCCTTGTTTTCCATTTTTTCTTTCCTATTTTGCATTGGTATTAATTGAAGTATTGCGAAATTAACGTGTTGTGAGTATCTTAAACGAAAAAACCACCCTGGCAGGTGGTTTTTCGAAGGTTAGCTAATCCTGGCAGATTGTCTAACCGGGTAACTGGCTTCAGCAGAGCGCAGATACCAAATACTGTCCTTCTAGTGTAGCCGTAGTCAGGCCATCACTTCAAGAACTCTGTAAGCATCTGGACAAATCTCGCTCTGCTAACTCGGTTACCAATGGCTGCTGCCAGTGGTGCTTTTGCATGTCTTACCGGGTTGGACTCAAGACGATAGTTACCGGATAAGGCGCAGTGGTCGGGCTGAACGGGGGGTTCGTGCACACAGCCCAGCTTGGAGCGAACGACCTACACCGGGCCGAGATACCTACAGCGTGAGCTATGAGAAAGCGCCACGCTTCCCGAAGGGAGAAAGGCGGACAGGTATCCGGTAAGCGGCAGGGTCGGAACAGGAGAGCGCACGAGGGAGCTTCCAGGGGGAAACGCCTGGTATCTTTATAGTCCTGTCGGGTTTCGCCACCTCTGACTTGAGCGTCGATTTTTGTGATGCTCGTCAGGGGGGCGGAGCCTATGGAAAAACGCCTGCGGTGCTGGCTTCTTCCGGTGCTTTGCTTTTTGCTCACATGTTCTTTCCGGCTTTATCCCCTGATTCTGTGGATAACCGTATTACCGCCTTTGAGTGAGCTGACACCGCTCGCCGCAGTCGAACGACCGAGCGTAGCGAGTCAGTGAGCGAGGAAGCGGAAGAGCGCCTTATGTGACATTTTCTCCTTACGCTCTGTTGTGCCGTTCGGCATCCTGCCCTGAGCGTTATATCTCTGTGCTATTTTCTACTTCAAAGCGTGTCTGTATGCTGTTCTGGAGTTCTTCTGCGAGTTCGTGCAGCTTCTCACACATGGTGGCCTGCTCGTCAGCATCGAGTGCGTCCAGTTTTTCGAGCAGCGTCAGGCTCTGGCTTTTTATGAATTTTGCCATGTTGAGTGCGGTTTGCTGCTGCTTGTTCATCTTTCTGCTTTCTCCGTTCTGTCTGTCATCTGCGTCGTGTGATTATATCGCGCACCACTTTTCGACCGTCTTACCGCCGGTATTCTGCCGACGGACATTTCAGTCAGACAACACTGTCACTGCCAAAAAACAGCAGTGCTTT includes:
- a CDS encoding Rop family plasmid primer RNA-binding protein, yielding MNKQQQTALNMAKFIKSQSLTLLEKLDALDADEQATMCEKLHELAEELQNSIQTRFEVENSTEI